A DNA window from Acidimicrobiales bacterium contains the following coding sequences:
- a CDS encoding transglycosylase domain-containing protein, producing MRLFRRIVRTIFSSVFLATVTVVGAPVAFGATVLAGLIFLPLPATIPIPKANPAILPTILYDRYGKQIASLQRFDTNVPVTEAQIPQVLKAAVIADEDHNYYHHGGVDLRGTIRAFWADLRNRAPVQGGSTITQQYVKLAYTNAHRTIVRKVKEAILASQLSRQASKDEILYRYFTIVYFGDGNYGVGAAALNYFHVPVQNLNVSQAATLAGLIPAPSARAPRENLAAAESGRELVLGKMLKYGYLTKDQYDAAMAQKLALASTGNVPPGSTVVYPYQTSATQYPDFVDYVTRWLLQRYSPQEVYSGGLRVQTTLDPAVQNAAYAAVRQTLSGTSDPLEMSLAAVEPSTGFVPAIVAGRDYGGKGPYSQDNLAIGGCDPQPSKTASVQVAATCWSGNSISGGTPGRQPGSSWKPYVLATAFEQGIQPSAVYSAPAVYQVPGCKPSPGQPPSICQVHNAEAGVSTSETLAEATVYSTNTVFAQVAAQVGCPNIATNAKKLGVQSAYYSTPPFYYCPPYALGEVDVSPLSMASAYGVFANHGERAEPTPVLEVVDASGKVLLDNIKHLPSTTNVMPANIADNVTNVLTGVINSGTGTAARLGRPAAGKTGTTNNYTNAWFVGYTPTLSAAVWMGNAASQATSMGRVKGVYPVYGGTWPAITWRNFMSAALAKVPVTPFTQPAPIVPPQQAAALQAHGPTTTVGIRPGEPGVVEPTPAGGPYRIPAPTPYAPPPATNPTTTTTVPSGGGGGGGPPTTPFGGPVGG from the coding sequence CGTCACCGTCGTCGGTGCACCCGTTGCGTTCGGCGCCACGGTGCTCGCGGGGCTCATCTTCCTCCCGCTTCCCGCGACCATCCCGATCCCCAAGGCCAACCCCGCGATCCTTCCGACGATCCTGTACGACCGGTACGGGAAGCAGATCGCGTCGTTGCAGCGTTTCGACACCAACGTCCCGGTGACAGAGGCGCAGATCCCGCAGGTGTTGAAGGCAGCGGTCATCGCCGACGAGGACCACAACTATTACCATCACGGCGGCGTCGACCTCCGCGGCACCATCCGCGCGTTTTGGGCCGACCTCCGCAACCGGGCTCCGGTGCAGGGCGGGTCGACGATCACCCAGCAGTACGTGAAGCTTGCATACACCAACGCGCATCGCACGATCGTGCGAAAAGTCAAGGAAGCGATCCTCGCCAGCCAGCTGTCACGCCAGGCGAGCAAGGACGAGATCCTGTACCGCTACTTCACCATCGTCTACTTCGGCGACGGCAACTACGGGGTTGGCGCGGCGGCGCTGAACTACTTCCACGTCCCGGTCCAGAACCTCAACGTCTCGCAGGCCGCGACTCTCGCCGGACTCATACCCGCGCCCAGCGCGCGTGCTCCGCGGGAGAACCTGGCAGCGGCGGAGAGCGGGCGAGAGCTCGTGCTCGGGAAGATGTTGAAGTACGGGTACCTCACCAAGGACCAGTACGACGCGGCGATGGCCCAGAAGCTCGCGCTTGCGTCGACCGGCAACGTCCCGCCCGGGTCCACGGTGGTCTATCCGTACCAAACCAGCGCGACCCAGTATCCCGACTTCGTCGACTATGTCACCCGCTGGCTACTGCAGCGTTACTCCCCGCAGGAGGTCTACAGCGGCGGCCTGAGGGTCCAGACGACCCTCGACCCGGCCGTGCAGAACGCTGCTTACGCAGCCGTGCGCCAGACCCTTTCGGGGACATCAGATCCGCTCGAGATGTCGCTCGCCGCTGTCGAGCCTTCGACCGGTTTCGTGCCGGCGATCGTCGCCGGCAGGGACTACGGCGGGAAGGGCCCCTACTCGCAGGACAACCTCGCCATCGGCGGCTGCGATCCACAACCTTCGAAGACCGCGTCGGTCCAGGTGGCCGCCACGTGCTGGTCCGGCAACTCCATCAGCGGCGGCACGCCGGGCCGACAGCCCGGCTCCTCCTGGAAGCCATACGTGCTCGCCACCGCGTTCGAGCAGGGAATACAGCCGAGCGCGGTGTACTCGGCCCCCGCCGTCTACCAGGTTCCGGGTTGCAAGCCGTCGCCCGGCCAGCCGCCGTCGATCTGCCAGGTCCACAACGCCGAGGCCGGCGTCAGCACGTCCGAGACGCTCGCAGAGGCGACGGTCTATTCGACCAACACGGTGTTCGCGCAGGTGGCGGCCCAGGTGGGGTGCCCGAACATCGCGACCAACGCCAAGAAGCTGGGTGTCCAGTCCGCCTACTATTCCACTCCACCGTTCTACTACTGCCCTCCGTACGCGCTCGGTGAGGTCGACGTCTCCCCACTCTCTATGGCATCGGCGTACGGGGTGTTCGCCAACCACGGCGAGCGCGCCGAGCCCACGCCCGTGCTCGAGGTCGTCGACGCGTCGGGCAAGGTGCTGCTCGACAACATCAAGCATCTCCCGTCCACCACGAACGTGATGCCGGCAAACATCGCTGACAACGTCACCAATGTCCTGACGGGGGTGATCAACAGCGGGACAGGGACCGCCGCCAGGCTAGGCCGGCCGGCCGCGGGCAAGACCGGCACGACCAACAACTACACCAACGCCTGGTTCGTCGGTTACACCCCGACCCTCTCGGCCGCTGTCTGGATGGGGAATGCTGCCAGCCAGGCGACGTCGATGGGCCGGGTGAAGGGTGTCTACCCGGTCTACGGAGGTACCTGGCCGGCGATCACGTGGCGCAACTTCATGAGCGCGGCGCTGGCGAAGGTACCGGTGACGCCGTTTACCCAGCCGGCGCCGATCGTCCCGCCCCAGCAAGCCGCGGCGCTCCAGGCGCACGGTCCGACCACCACCGTCGGCATACGTCCCGGAGAACCCGGCGTCGTCGAGCCCACGCCGGCGGGAGGCCCCTACCGGATCCCGGCGCCCACGCCCTACGCGCCTCCGCCGGCGACCAACCCCACGACCACCACGACCGTGCCGTCAGGCGGGGGAGGTGGTGGCGGCCCGCCTACGACGCCATTCGGCGGTCCGGTGGGCGGCTAG